One Lemur catta isolate mLemCat1 chromosome 15, mLemCat1.pri, whole genome shotgun sequence genomic window carries:
- the LOC123650806 gene encoding histone H3.3A, producing MARTKQTARKSTGGKAPRKQLATKAARKSAPSTGGVKKPHRYRPGTVALREIRRYQKSTELLIRKLPFQRLVREIAQDFKTDLRFQSAAIGALQEASEAYLVGLFEDTNLCAIHAKRVTIMPKDIQLARRIRGERA from the exons ATGGCTCGAACCAAGCAGACTGCTCGTAAATCCACTGGTGGGAAAGCCCCCCGCAAACAGCTGGCCACCAAAGCTGCCCGGAAAAGCGCCCCCTCTACCGGTGGGGTGAAGAAACCTCATCGCTACAG GCCCGGCACCGTGGCGCTTCGAGAGATTCGTCGCTACCAGAAGTCGACTGAGCTGTTGATCCGGAAGCTGCCTTTCCAGAGGTTGGTGAGGGAGATCGCCCAGGACTTCAAAACCGACTTGAGGTTTCAGAGCGCGGCCATTGGTGCGCTTCAG GAGGCTAGTGAAGCGTACCTGGTGGGTTTGTTTGAAGATACTAATCTGTGTGCCATCCACGCTAAGAGAGTCACCATCATGCCCAAAGACATCCAGTTGGCTCGCCGGATACGGGGGGAGAGAGCTTAA